The Bos taurus isolate L1 Dominette 01449 registration number 42190680 breed Hereford chromosome 13, ARS-UCD2.0, whole genome shotgun sequence genome contains a region encoding:
- the TASOR2 gene encoding protein TASOR 2 isoform X4 → MFLPFRPIIYDINREQEYVKNSGGILGENELTPPSQLHPLLEKTETGFISEKIFETVSLSSDSLFQRTVSILHTSYLDSASEHGFQYSQVTLVKNDIFLNEYKAFYQEKKASNYTHEELQETYGFLLFETENQAKLVCQHGLCVGSSAITTLGDPAKGVYISKYSDYLHARPWYHGKSGYVVIFNLIKGKVKFVSENYTANYTSPSSGYDCHVAANTNKISHKTSHFRTFELSQYYLYELSGSTVTERPRQICPYLIVAFQYREPKKMAAPAHDHKSILELRENVLISPWKGKLIIQGCLLCDITLWSSYGTAVPKQLPHELDFKYVMKVSSLKERLPEAAFKKQNYMEHKVCCQDMCFNMYEVELSNKRGEKVDKLIESIKREQLAIIKCLEDREFFILLTSSALMYETGFREEQTGLHGLHLFHSPPPAAGLTDLKVEDNISLKVVPVLPALNCALLEAKKSFSEKGISLNTLVKHNFQDLSKVNKSPPLTAASQDGFKETGFSGQVSSGFDLTPPAEKCPLQSLTQLKSYFSNASGYILGVSTVLGLLAERPQSPSISDGICDAGFSLVMTPDPEFHNSEAEGRKDTETGNNSEDVFQARQGALVPLSLAPNLRVQPKRKASKLPMVQSKRVSLYRPFPKRTPARENKGPASSTTLKLVKGQFPQRRKRGAEVLTTQFVQIPKLGRKAQEAPSSKDVPVATNAKRARRRATSPDTPVPTAKPPMKKPPQKQRVNIVKGNQNPRLRKQPQPAKGETALQLQSEISSGQDVISINTAQPEHVTVAPKAPTETSVVGCDSQALNMLADLALSAATSSTTSPEPRNLSGSLEPPQNSVLLSKEQPLRGTSDHEYHRGVKSQKGGPSPKPSSDQSRLSSDPTVSPEEESVGPGSWAPAEAQPALPKEIHESSDASQSSFVAAEHSYALLLVEHSKRGSPALAFAKTSTKGSDMGTPVGKVIPFLRTKMKSPLQKLSMALAFRHRGRLLPTGTQDFRCSSHTVFCCDGSFKVTFTCEADYSFSLDSKYTNNPLEKTVVRALHGPWNTDLPDNVEEVKLLLHMWVALFYSRQNKVVRSSRKVVEHSNPAKYVSINSTLESFEFGEIEEPSRVERFSVDPLVEASEAPRGHAAEVSCPDADPLRPFTKPSPVRGLELWVQNEQKEMFATVGHQESPESQNFICSYNNEIIRGKAEQESSGKLETSNLVLPCIGNTQANGPSIPGEDETFEPLDNTQVTSYNDTAPQTTFAKTYDEINSPSMICQKSVYSTLESKVDIFHAQRETEADALQGLTQCSSPINKECQPLLEGKGDMGYVMINLEPVTLTLEKSAYMPVQTEAVNRADKPTAFNVELTKQVSPAASLRHPVSTFEKSQMQGLGENPSLAVSGPKGTQYLHASSVRRETLAEETCSLQKGQAVAGSPSPSDNPMVMEALPLAKSPNYLLPREEMKLSQEFLLPTQNLLSISSEEIIEPSQVEVVPSSASAPLGKKDSLNCITSLRNTLCGSSELKKDKSGLNSENISIQSFNSTFTKEAGLSVNGEEVSLKVSEEDSNLDLTLTLSPPTSPREEAPTGEVEQLREAPLPCIDLQEMAEEILVPAEVPFIENRDVNSAANTSVKPAENKEGKGDHLQTVAFILSKETCTLEVAEEVHLASDFPFGSLIEEVSPASSPDPQAPVEEAPPAQATSPCGLKQCDALGEKSTSLSKVESGDLAITEKESSLVTATHPVEQDNSAQVQQMQLSAETPLQLQNRAGRKGRFLILPGDVTQETGQSKCGEGFSLSGKGPDCDGTVTQPACTATYGGSLENLVSSGYPLQPMGVETCSPHPHHRVLETSEPFSPAEIPENKSADMFVSTATPGAVVTSTQSLPEDVLSSDVKTHECCYILVKSLRSDPVAGAEGVQTHRQPEFPKPALPSGGATAAHSTGPSNTGTGFPTQEVPVVRMTHLLDSEDSGAELQGRAVDPGGASPQVLTSSPQGRQEPTCLLQEGSPCAVWDLLRGGLLPTYLQADAHPGTAAHGESASPEPNVSFAPRSGAPPIGGVSEEQLQRVSVGEAGTGGGMGVGVLSDIYYEPLSGDSDQDSVGEYGHPRYNTEESRASQYGHTGKREGASKDSHDSFLSLNTSDHHDWGYASQAPGLETSIPPRSWLGGLKKEATCVPCYVQIRDVCGVPRSYANFTVTRELRDTPRTLHGLRRRPRGMAPCGLLSSWMDTWQRTDDLTQNTLDLEHLRFAHKLKQIVKMGAAQHSALFPSAFPKEPPSQVTTGAFPGTPMPACLGLPPASRSRSPLVVTVVHQMPNHVDRSSSWKKRCGHGRNHLTNSDQNQTASFHLHKLKYNSTLKDSRNDIAVILSEYAEFNKVMLSSRQVVQDTEPPVALGAAMPRELCVCGPQPTSYEDLVADLCSSLRVKLERVVREACSSNFLFYLMETEDKSFFVRTKNILRKGGHTEIEPQHFCQVFQREKGALLVIIRNEDIASHLHQIPSLLKLKHFPRVVFAGVDSPEDILNNTYQELFRTGGFVVSDDKLLETLTLVQLKEIVKILEKLNENGRWKWLLHYRENKKLKEDVRVDSIAHKKNLILKSYQSANIIELLHYHQCDSRLSTKAEHLKCLVNLQVQHIHARFAVFLTEKPVVSREVFENSGILVTDVNDFIENIQKVAAPFRGSYW, encoded by the exons TTTTTGAGACAGTATCCTTGAGTTCAGACTCTCTCTTCCAGAGGACAGTTTCAATTCTCCATACTTCTTACTTGGACTCTGCATCTGAGCATGGTTTTCAGTACAGTCAAGTGACTTTggtgaaaaatgacattttcttaaATGAG TACAAAGCtttttaccaagaaaaaaaagctaGTAACTATACTCACGAAGAACTTCAAGAAACTTACGGGTTTCTTCTGTTTGAAACTGAAAATCAG GCGAAGTTGGTATGTCAGCATGGACTCTGTGTGGGCAGCAGTGCTATCACCACTCTGGGAGACCCAGCAAAAG gTGTGTACATTTCCAAATACTCAGACTATCTTCACGCAAGACCTTGGTATCATGGGAAGTCTGGTTATGTTGTAATTTTTAATCTAATTAAG GGAAAAGTCAAGTTTGTGTCTGAGAATTATACAGCTAACTATACTAGCCCATCTTCTGGCTATGATTGCCATGTGGCTGCAAATACTAACAAGATTTCTCACAAGACAAGTCATTTTCGCACCTTTGAACTGAGTCAG taTTACCTCTATGAACTTTCAGGCAGCACTGTTACTGAGCGACCCAGACAGATCTGTCCTTACCTGATTGTAGCTTTTCAGTACAGGGAACCTAAAAAGATGGCAGCACCAGCCCATGATCATAAAAGCAT ACTTGAACTCAGAGAAAATG TTCTCATCTCTCCATGGAAAGGGAAATTAATTATACAAGGCTGTCTGCTGTGTGATATAACTCTTTGGTCTTCCTATGGTACAGCAGTTCCAAAACAACT accACATGAACTAGATTTTAAGTATGTAATGAAAGTGTCATCTTTGAAAGAGAGACTACCAGaagctgcttttaaaaaacagaattacaTGGAGCACAAAG tctgttgccAAGACATGTGCTTCAATATGTATGAGGTGGAGCTCTCAAACAAACGGGGGGAGAAAGTAGATAAACTAATAGAATCCATTAAAAGGGAACAGTTG GCAATCATCAAATGCTTAGAAGATcgagaatttttcattttacttacgTCATCAGCCTTAATGTACGAAACAG GTTTTAGAGAGGAGCAGACAGGTCTACACGGGTTGCATTTATTCCACTCACCTCCACCAGCAGCAG gtCTTACAGACTTGAAAGTTGAAGACAACATCTCATTGAAGGTGGTGCCCGTTTTGCCTGCCCTCAATTGTGCCCTGCTAGAAGCAAAGAAATCATTTTCTGAAAAAGGAATCTCTCTAAACACATTAGTAAAGCATAATTTCCAAGACTTGTCCAAGGTGAACAAAAGCCCTCCACTGACTGCTGCTTCCCAGGACGGATTTAAAGAAACTGGCTTCTCTGGCCAAGTGTCCAGTGGTTTTGACTTGACTCCTCCAGCTGAAAAGTGCCCTTTACAGTCTTTAACTCAGCTGAAGTCTTACTTTTCAAATGCGAGCGGGTACATTTTGGGAGTGTCTACTGTGTTAGGTCTATTGGCAGAGCGTCCTCAGTCTCCTTCTATTTCAGATGGGATATGCGATGCAGGCTTTTCTTTAGTGATGACTCCAGATCCTGAATTTCACAACTCagaggcagaaggaagaaaagatacAGAAACTGGAAATAACTCTGAAGATGTGTTTCAAGCAAGACAGGGAGCTCTGGTCCCACTGAGCCTAGCACCAAATCTGAGAGTGCAGCCCAAGAGAAAGGCAAGCAAGCTGCCCATGGTACAGAGTAAAAGGGTGAGCTTGTACCGACCCTTCCCCAAAAGGACTCCTGCTAGAGAAAACAAGGGTCCCGCCTCTTCCACGACTCTCAAGCTAGTCAAAGGACAGTTtcctcagaggagaaaaagag GTGCTGAGGTGCTGACTACACAGTTTGTACAGATACCCAAACTGGGTAGGAAAGCCCAAGAAGCTCCTAGTTCTAAAGATGTTCCAGTGGCAACGAATGCTAAAAGGGCAAGGAGACGAGCGACCTCTCCAGACACACCTGTTCCAACGGCTAAGCCACCCATGAAGAAACCTCCACAGAAACAGAGGGTAAATATAGTAAAAGGCAATCAGAATCCAAGACTCAGAAAACAGCCACAACCTG CCAAAGGAGAAACTGCTTTACAGCTTCAATCAGAAATTTCCAGTGGTCAAGATGTTATTAGCATAAATACAGCCCAACCAGAACATGTCACGGTGGCCCCAAAAGCCCCGACTGAAACCTCTGTTGTCGGCTGTGACTCCCAGGCCCTTAACATGCTGGCCGACCTGGCTCTGAGTGCTGCTACCTCTAGCACGACATCCCCCGAGCCCAGAAACCTCTCCGGCTCCCTGGAGCCGCCGCAAAACAGTGTTCTGCTTTCTAAAGAACAGCCTTTGCGTGGGACATCAGACCACGAATACCACAGAGGAGTTAAAAGTCAGAAAGGTGGGCCGTCACCCAAGCCGTCCTCTGACCAGAGTAGGCTGTCATCAGACCCCACAGTCAGCCCAGAGGAAGAGAGCGTGGGTCCTGGCAGTTGGGCGCCTGCAGAAGCCCAGCCAGCACTTCCCAAGGAGATCCACGAGAGTTCCGATGCAAGCCAGAGCTCTTTCGTGGCTGCGGAGCATTCCTACGCCCTGCTCCTCGTAGAACATTCAAAGAGGGGGAGCCCAGCCCTGGCCTTTGCCAAGACCAGCACCAAAGGCTCTGACATGGGGACCCCTGTGGGGAAGGTGATACCCTTCCTGCGCACAAAGATGAAGTCCCCGCTACAGAAGCTCTCCATGGCCCTGGCCTTCAGGCACAGGGGCAGGTTGCTGCCCACTGGCACGCAGGACTTCCGCTGCTCCTCACACACCGTATTCTGCTGTGACGGCTCCTTTAAGGTCACGTTCACATGTGAAGCAGATTACTCTTTCAGCTTAGACAGCAAGTACACCAACAACCCTCTGGAGAAGACTGTGGTCAGAGCACTGCATGG GCCCTGGAATACTGATTTACCAGATAACGTGGAAGAGGTGAAGCTTCTGCTGCATATGTGGGTGGCTCTGTTTTATAGCAGACAGAACAAAGTTGTGCGGTCATCCCGGAAAGTCGTTGAACACAGCAACCCAGCAAAATACGTGTCCATAAATAGCACACTAGAGTCATTTGAGTTTGGTGAAATCGAGGAGCCCTCCAGAGTAGAGAGGTTCTCCGTAGACCCTCTGGTGGAGGCCAGTGAGGCTCCCAGAGGCCATGCAGCTGAGGTGTCCTGCCCTGACGCTGACCCCCTGCGTCCTTTCACAAAGCCGTCTCCTGTGAGAGGCCTGGAGCTCTGGGTGCAGAATGAACAGAAAGAAATGTTTGCAACAGtgggtcaccaggaaagcccagaaagCCAGAATTTCATCTGTTCTTATAATAATGAG ATAATTAGGGGGAAAGCTGAACAAGAGTCATCAGGTAAACTGGAGACTTCCAATCTTGTGCTTCCTTGCATTGGAAACACTCAAGCTAATGGACCTTCTATTCCTGGTGAAGATGAAACCTTTGAGCCTCTTGATAACACACAAGTGACCTCTTATAATGATACTGCCCCACAAACCACATTTGCCAAGACTTATGATGAGATCAACAGTCCATCAATGATTTGTCAGAAGTCTGTGTATAGCACCCTTGAGAGCAAAGTTGATATTTTTCATGCACAAAGGGAAACAGAAGCAGATGCTCTGCAGGGCCTTACCCAGTGTAGCAGCCCCATAAACAAAGAATGTCAGCCATTGTTGGAGGGGAAGGGTGATATGGGGTATGTGATGATTAATCTGGAACCAGTTACACTCACTTTGGAAAAAAGTGCCTACATGCCAGTACAGACAGAAGCTGTCAACAGAGCTGACAAACCAACAGCCTTTAACGTGGAGTTGACTAAACAGGTGTCACCTGCTGCAAGCCTTAGACATCCTGTGTCCACATTTGAAAAGTCACAGATGCAGGGCCTTGGGGAAAACCCCTCACTGGCGGTGTCAGGACCAAAGGGCACTCAGTACCTCCATGCCTCCTCAGTGCGTAGAGAGACACTTGCTGAAGAAACATGTTCCTTACAGAAGGGACAGGCTGTGGCAGGCTCACCTTCACCATCTGATAATCCCATGGTAATGGAAGCATTACCATTGGCTAAAAGTCCAAATTACTTGTTACCCAGAGAAGAAATGAAACTCTCTCAAGAATTCCTTCTCCCCACACAGAATCTCTTGAGCATCTCTTCAGAAGAAATAATAGAGCCGTCCCAGGTTGAAGTGGTTCCTTCGTCAGCCTCTGCCCCCTTGGGAAAAAAGGATTCCCTTAACTGCATCACATCACTAAGGAATACTCTGTGTGGCTCTTCAGAACTAAAGAAGGACAAGAGTGGTCTGAACAGTGAAAATATTAGTATTCAATCATTTAATTCCACATTTACCAAAGAAGCAGGCCTGTCTGTGAATGGAGAGGAGGTCAGCCTCAAGGTATCAGAGGAGGATTCCAACCTTGACCTCACTCTCACCCTATCACCACCCACGAGTCCTAGGGAAGAAGCGCCCACTGGTGAAGTGGAGCAACTGCGGGAGGCCCCGCTACCCTGCATAGACCttcaggagatggcagaggaaatACTCGTGCCTGCAGAGGTTCCTTTCATAGAAAACAGAGACGTGAACTCTGCTGCTAACACGTCTGTGAAAccagcagaaaacaaagagggaaAAGGTGATCATTTACAGACAGTGGCTTTCATACTTTCTAAAGAAACGTGTACCCTTGAGGTTGCGGAGGAAGTTCACCTTGCCTCTGACTTCCCATTTGGTTCCTTGATTGAAGAAGTGTCACCAGCTTCCAGCCCTGACCCCCAGGCACCAGTGGAAGAAGCACCACCAGCTCAGGCCACATCTCCATGTGGTCTGAAACAGTGTGACGCGCTTGGTGAGAAAAGCACCAGCCTCTCCAAGGTCGAGTCAGGAGATTTGGCCataacagaaaaggaaagttCTCTTGTTACTGCCACCCATCCAGTGGAACAGGATAACTCAGCTCAGGTACAGCAGATGCAGCTTTCTGCTGAAACACCTCTACAATTACAGAACCGCGCAGGAAGAAAAGGTAGATTCTTAATCCTTCCTGGTGACGTCACTCAGGAAACTGGCCAGAGTAAATGTGGGGAGGGCTTCTCCCTCTCAGGAAAGGGGCCGGACTGCGATGGCACGGTAACCCAGCCTGCCTGCACTGCCACCTACGGAGGTTCTCTTGAAAACCTGGTATCGTCAGGATACCCATTGCAGCCCATGGGTGTGGAGACCTGCAGCCCCCACCCACATCATCGTGTCCTGGAGACCAGTGAGCCTTTCAGTCCTGCAGAGATCCCTGAAAACAAGTCTGCTGACATGTTTGTTTCTACAGCCACACCAGGTGCTGTGGTGACCAGCACTCAGAGCCTTCCTGAAGATGTTTTGAGCAGTGATGTGAAAACACACGAATGCTGTTACATCCTGGTTAAGTCCTTGCGCTCTGACCCAGTTGCTGGAGCTGAGGGTGTGCAGACCCACAGGCAACCAGAGTTCCCCAAGCCTGCACTCCCCTCGGGTGGGGCCACCGCAGCCCACAGCACAGGCCCCAGCAACACGGGGACAGGGTTCCCGACACAGGAAGTCCCGGTTGTCAGGATGACCCATCTGCTCGACAGTGAGGATAGTGGAGCCGAGTTACAGGGAAGAGCCGTGGATCCAGGAGGTGCCAGCCCCCAGGTGCTCACCAGCTCCCCACAAGGCAGACAGGAGCCAACCTGTCTGCTGCAGGAAGGGTCGCCATGTGCAGTATGGGATCTGCTCCGTGGTGGACTTCTCCCCACGTACCTGCAGGCTGATGCTCACCCAGGTACTGCAGCCCATGGCGAGAGTGCCAGTCCAGAGCCCAATGTGTCCTTTGCTCCCCGATCTGGTGCACCTCCCATTGGTGGGGTCTCCGAAGAGCAGCTGCAACGTGTGAGTGTGGGCGAGGCAGGCACAGGCGGAGGCATGGGTGTGGGTGTGCTCTCTGACATCTACTATGAACCCCTGTCTGGAGACTCAGATCAGGACTCTGTGGGTGAGTATGGACACCCCAGATACAACACAGAAGAGTCCCGTGCTTCACAATATGGCCACACTGGGAAAAGAGAAGGTGCATCCAAAGACAGTCACGACTCTTTCCTGAGCCTGAACACCAGTGATCACCACGACTGGGGCTACGCGAGCCAGGCTCCAGGGCTGGAGACCAGCATTCCTCCCAGAAGTTGGCTGGGTGGACTGAAGAAGGAAGCTACGTGTGTGCCCTGTTACGTCCAAATCCGAGATGTCTGCGGGGTCCCCAGGAGCTACGCCAACTTCACCGTGACCAGAGAGCTCAGAGACACCCCAAGAACCCTGCACGGCTTGAGGCGGCGCCCCAGGGGCATGGCCCCGTGTGGCTTGCTCAGCTCCTGGATGGACACCTGGCAGAGAACCGACGACCTCACCCAGAACACTTTAGACTTGGAGCACCTGCGTTTTGCGCACAAACTGAAACAAATTGTGAAGATGGGAGCCGCTCAGCATTCTGCCCTCTTCCCCAGTGCCTTTCCAAAGGAGCCCCCATCCCAGGTCACCACCGGGGCTTTTCCTGGGACCCCAATGCCCGCATGCCTGGGGCTGCCTCCCGCCTCCCGAAGCAGGAGTCCTCTTGTGGTGACAGTCGTGCATCAGATGCCCAACCATGTGGACCGCTCCTCCTCCTGGAAGAAGAGGTGTGGCCATGGTAGAAATCACCTCACAAACTCAGACCAGAATCAGACCGCCTCCTTCCACCTCCACAAGCTGAAATACAACAGTACATTGAAAGACTCGCGCAATGACATCGCTGTCATTCTCAGCGAGTATGCCGAGTTCAACAAGGTGATGCTGAGCAGCCGCCAGGTGGTCCAGGACACAGAACCGCCTGTGGCTTTGGGAGCGGCCATGCCCCGCGAGCTCTGTGTCTGCGGCCCACAGCCCACCTCCTATGAGGACCTGGTGGCCGACCTGTGCTCCAGCCTGCGCGTCAAGCTGGAGCGAGTGGTGAGGGAGGCGTGTTCCAGCAACTTCCTCTTCTACCTCATGGAGACTGAAGACAAGTCCTTCTTTGTCAGAACAAAG AATATCCTGAGGAAAGGAGGCCACACAGAAATCGAACCTCAGCATTTCTGTCAAGTATTTCAGAGAGAGAAAGGTGCACTCTTAGTCATCATCAGAAATGAAGATATAGCATCCCACCTGCATCAG ATCCCTTctctgctgaagctgaagcacttTCCCAGGGTCGTCTTTGCCGGAGTCGACAGCCCTGAAGACATCCTCAATAACACCTACCAAGAGCTTTTTCGGACAGGAGGCTTTGTGGTATCAGATGACAAACTACTAGAGACTTTAACATTAG TTCAACTGAAGGAAATTGTCAAAATCCTAGAGAaactaaatgaaaatggaagATGGAAGTGGTTGCTTCACTACAgggaaaataaaaagctaaaggaAGATGTAAG agtgGATTCAATTGCACATAAAAAGAACTTAATATTGAAATCGTATCAGAGTGCAAACATCATTGAGCTGCTTCACTATCACCAGTGTGACTCTCGACTATCAACCAAAGCTGAGCATCTGAAATGTCTGGTGAACCTGCAGGTTCAGCACATCCACGCCAGGTTTGCTGTCTTCCTGACAG aaaAGCCTGTGGTCTCCAGAGAAGTCTTTGAAAATAGTGGCATCCTTGTGACAGATGTAAATGACTTTATTGAAAATATACAGAAAGTAGCAGCTCCGTTTCGGGGTAGCTACTGGTAA